The DNA region TCGAGGCTGCCCGCGAGGCCTGCATCGGGATGGACTGGAAGATCCAGGACATGGTCCTGGTCCCGGTGGCGGAGCTGCCGTCCGAATTCCTGCCCGGACCCACGTCCGGCGGGGAACGCTGAGCTGGCCGCTCAGGCGGTTTTTAACACATAGCGCCGCTCGGGCCGTCCCGCACCGTACTTGAGCCGCACCTCCAGCACTCCCTCGTCATGCAGGTATTCGAGGTACCTGCGGGCGCTCACGCGGGACGTTCCCACCTGGACGGCCACTTCGGCAGCGGAGAGGTCGCCGTCGGCCGCTTGCAGTGCCGTTTCCACCTGCTTGAGTGTTTCGACGCTGCAGCCCTTGGGCAGCGGCCGCTCCGTGCGGTCCAGCCCGAAAACCCGGTTGACGTCTGACTGCTCCGCCACCTCCTTGGAGGACGCCAGGCTCTGGTAGGCGCTGCGGTAGTGCTCCAGCCGTTCCTGGAGGTCCGTCTGCGAGAAGGGCTTGATCAGGTAATGCACAATCCCGCCCCGCAACGCCTTCCGCACGGTTTCCACCTCGCGTGCCGCACTGATCACCAGGACATCCAGTTCCGGGGCAACTTCGCGCAGTTTCTGCATCAGGTCAAGGCCGTTGATATCCGGCAGATGGATATCAAGCAGCACCAGGTCCGGCTGGAGGCGGGCGGTTTCCGTGACCGCCTGCGCACCCGTGTGGGCCGCTCCGACGACGGTGAACCCGGGAGTGCGCTGGATGAACCCCGCGTGGACCTTGGCCACCATAAAGTCGTCATCAATGATCAGGACTTTGATCATGGCTGTGGTCTCCCTCTTTTCAGCCGTGCGGTGAAGACTGCTCCGTTGTCATTGGCAACCGTCAGGTCGCCGCCGCTTCGCCGGCAGACCACCCGCGAGAGCGCCAGCCCAAAGCCGCGGCCGCCCCCGGGCCCTGGCCGCTTGGTGGTGAAGCCCTGCCGGAAGATCTCCTCCGCATGGCTCCCGGCGACGCCGGGGCCGGTGTCCCGGACTGTTGCCATGACACTGTCCCCGTCCTCCCCGACCAGAACCCGGACGGATGCCTCCGCAAGTCCGGAGACGGCGTCGAACGCGTTGTCCACCAGGTTTCCCACCACGGTAGTGAGGTCGCGGGAAAGTGCCTCGTCAACCCGGCCCAGGGCCGAGTCCGGGTCAAGCTGGAGGGTCACGCCGCGCTCGGCTGCAAGGCTCGACTTGGCAATCAGGAGGGCAGCCAGCGCGGGGTCCTGGATCCGGCTGGTGACGTCATCGTTGAGCCTGGTCCTGTCTACAGTGGCTCCATTAACGAACTGCACCACGGAATCGTACTCACCGATCTGGATCAGCCCTGAGATCACATGCAGTTGGTTGGCGAATTCATGGGCCTGGGCGCGCAGGGTGTCGGTTGCCGTCCGGGTGGCTCCCAGTTCGCGCTCCAGGGAGGACAGTTCTGTGCGGTCGCGCAGCGTGGTGACGGAGCCGATGTCCCGGCCGCGCGAACGGATGGGAACACGGTTCAGTACCACCAGCCGCTCGCCCACCAGCACCAGTTGGTCCGGGCCTGGCTGATCGCGGGTAAGGACGGCCTTCAGTGCGGGGTCCACCGCGAGCGCCGCGATCTTCTTGCCTACGCAATCGGCCGGCAGCCCCAGCAGTTCGCGCGCGCTGTCATTGGCCACGGTGATGCGTTCGTGCGGATCGAGTGCCACCACGCCCTCCTTGAGTCCGTGCAGCATGGCCTCGCGGTTTTCCACCAACCCGGTAATTTCGCTGGGCTCCATGCCCAGGGTCTGCCGTTTCACCCGTCGGGCCAACAGGAGGGAGCCTGCAACGCCCAGCACGCTGGCCACTCCGAGGTAGGTGAGGAGGTTCGGCACGGCATCGCCCAGTCGCTCCAGCGTGGAAGGGTAGTTCCGGCTGATGGACGCGATGCCGATCATCTTTCCGGCGTCGTCAAGAACGGGTACGTGGGCGGACAGCAAGGCGGAGCCCCCTCCGTTCACCACGCCTGTCCATGAACGGCCTTCCATCACGCGGCTGGGGCCAAGCTCCATTGGCGTCCCCAGCAGTTGGGGATCG from Arthrobacter pascens includes:
- a CDS encoding response regulator, whose translation is MIKVLIIDDDFMVAKVHAGFIQRTPGFTVVGAAHTGAQAVTETARLQPDLVLLDIHLPDINGLDLMQKLREVAPELDVLVISAAREVETVRKALRGGIVHYLIKPFSQTDLQERLEHYRSAYQSLASSKEVAEQSDVNRVFGLDRTERPLPKGCSVETLKQVETALQAADGDLSAAEVAVQVGTSRVSARRYLEYLHDEGVLEVRLKYGAGRPERRYVLKTA
- a CDS encoding sensor histidine kinase, producing the protein MSLAGQYLVLQLLIVLAVLVAVVAISLAQSAAAFERTEGRRALSAAEALGNNPTVRELLPNAEPRVGAALPAVAETVRTVSGSSHVALAKLEGTIVAASDPQLLGTPMELGPSRVMEGRSWTGVVNGGGSALLSAHVPVLDDAGKMIGIASISRNYPSTLERLGDAVPNLLTYLGVASVLGVAGSLLLARRVKRQTLGMEPSEITGLVENREAMLHGLKEGVVALDPHERITVANDSARELLGLPADCVGKKIAALAVDPALKAVLTRDQPGPDQLVLVGERLVVLNRVPIRSRGRDIGSVTTLRDRTELSSLERELGATRTATDTLRAQAHEFANQLHVISGLIQIGEYDSVVQFVNGATVDRTRLNDDVTSRIQDPALAALLIAKSSLAAERGVTLQLDPDSALGRVDEALSRDLTTVVGNLVDNAFDAVSGLAEASVRVLVGEDGDSVMATVRDTGPGVAGSHAEEIFRQGFTTKRPGPGGGRGFGLALSRVVCRRSGGDLTVANDNGAVFTARLKRGRPQP